A portion of the Lolium rigidum isolate FL_2022 chromosome 1, APGP_CSIRO_Lrig_0.1, whole genome shotgun sequence genome contains these proteins:
- the LOC124669980 gene encoding mitochondrial pyruvate carrier 4-like: protein MASSKLQALWNHPAGPKTIHFWAPTFKWGISIANVADFAKPTEKISYPQQVVITCTGIIWSRYSTVITPKNWNLFSVSLAMAGTGLYQLSRKIREDCFSDEKEVAAASVEG from the exons ATGGCTTCTTCGAAGCTTCAAGCCCTTTGGAACCATCCTGCTGGCCCCAAAACCA TTCATTTTTGGGCTCCAACATTTAAATGGGGGATCAGCATTGCGAACGTTGCCGACTTTGCCAAGCCTACTGAAAAGATATCCTATCCCCAGCAAGTCG TTATTACTTGCACCGGAATCATCTGGTCACGCTACAGCACGGTTATCACACCG AAAAACTGGAACCTTTTCAGCGTTAGCCTTGCGATGGCCGGTACAGGATTGTATCAGCTCTCCCGTAAAATAAG GGAAGACTGCTTTTCAGACGAAAAGGAGGTAGCTGCTGCGTCGGTGGAAGGATAA